A window of Pseudomonas mucidolens contains these coding sequences:
- a CDS encoding lipopolysaccharide kinase InaA family protein, with protein MAGWILEPAYAHLAHDFGSLDAVFALQGERLTRDPLSEVIRVERDGVNYYVKRYVGAGKGLRRYVGRPRVKSEWQNLKRFAKWGIPTAEVVAWGLERKGLAYDRGAMITRELPRTEDLSVLAERNDPQLSDPVWVDKVSRQLAEYTRIMHDHRFTHNDLKWRNLLIDDQQTLYLIDCPNGDFWRGFWLKYRITKDLACLDKVAKYHLSATQRMRFYKQYRQCKHLSASDKRRIRHVVKFFEGRE; from the coding sequence ATGGCGGGTTGGATCCTGGAACCTGCCTACGCCCACTTGGCGCACGACTTTGGTAGCCTCGACGCGGTGTTCGCCCTGCAAGGCGAGCGGCTGACCCGAGATCCGCTATCCGAGGTCATTCGCGTGGAGCGCGATGGTGTCAACTATTACGTCAAGCGCTACGTAGGTGCAGGCAAAGGGTTGCGTCGTTACGTGGGGCGGCCTCGAGTCAAATCCGAATGGCAGAACCTCAAGCGCTTCGCCAAGTGGGGGATTCCGACGGCCGAGGTGGTCGCGTGGGGCCTGGAGCGCAAGGGCCTGGCCTATGACCGCGGTGCAATGATCACGCGCGAGTTGCCGAGGACCGAGGATCTGTCGGTGTTGGCCGAGCGCAATGACCCGCAATTGTCGGACCCGGTCTGGGTCGACAAGGTCAGTCGCCAGCTCGCCGAATACACGCGGATCATGCATGACCACCGCTTCACCCACAACGACCTGAAGTGGCGCAACCTGCTGATCGACGACCAGCAAACCCTGTACCTGATCGATTGTCCCAACGGCGATTTCTGGCGCGGGTTCTGGCTCAAGTACCGGATTACCAAGGATCTGGCGTGCCTGGACAAGGTCGCCAAATATCACCTGTCGGCCACCCAGCGCATGCGTTTCTATAAGCAATATCGACAGTGCAAGCACCTGAGCGCATCGGATAAACGGCGAATCCGCCACGTGGTGAAGTTTTTCGAGGGGCGTGAATGA
- a CDS encoding GNAT family N-acetyltransferase, with product MLNHFQGWRERGWTPVEPEVYAQAWQRFGGSVATHPQIVERLAHLAQIPVRYLGWEQDGKLKGAIATWGRDLALSKEVLKRKGKKGLFDLGNAEIILPIAADARLPLRHRARYLSSLNEGRVSTLKPQAEQLAMARMPEELSKKFRYNQRRELRLLEEAGGVVRAVSEFSSVELAAIYCDLFQRRWGFAAAGAERLAEVLELLKEFLFGSVLFLNDAPIAVQLVYQVQAPEWVSAEYVNGGVDPETRAFSPGSVLSFLNTQSAWEQARASDKPLRFSFGRADREYKERWCNLVPVFSV from the coding sequence ATGCTGAACCACTTCCAGGGTTGGCGTGAACGGGGCTGGACGCCTGTCGAACCCGAGGTTTACGCCCAGGCCTGGCAGCGTTTTGGTGGCAGTGTGGCGACGCATCCGCAGATCGTCGAGCGGTTGGCGCACCTGGCGCAGATTCCGGTGCGTTACCTGGGCTGGGAGCAAGACGGCAAACTCAAGGGTGCGATTGCCACGTGGGGGCGCGACCTGGCCTTGTCCAAGGAGGTGCTCAAGCGCAAAGGCAAGAAAGGCCTGTTTGACCTCGGTAATGCCGAGATCATCCTGCCGATTGCCGCCGATGCGCGGTTGCCGTTGCGCCATCGCGCGCGGTACCTGTCGTCCTTGAATGAAGGCCGTGTCAGCACCCTCAAGCCCCAGGCCGAGCAATTGGCCATGGCGCGTATGCCTGAAGAACTGTCGAAAAAGTTTCGCTACAACCAGCGCCGTGAATTGCGTTTGCTGGAGGAGGCGGGCGGCGTGGTGCGCGCGGTGAGCGAGTTTTCCAGTGTCGAGCTGGCGGCGATCTACTGCGACCTGTTTCAGCGCCGCTGGGGCTTTGCGGCAGCGGGCGCCGAGCGCCTGGCCGAAGTATTGGAGCTGCTCAAGGAGTTTCTTTTCGGTTCAGTGCTGTTTCTTAATGACGCTCCTATCGCCGTGCAACTGGTGTATCAAGTGCAGGCGCCGGAATGGGTCAGCGCTGAATACGTCAACGGTGGCGTTGACCCCGAGACCCGAGCGTTCAGCCCCGGCAGTGTCCTGAGCTTTCTCAATACCCAAAGTGCCTGGGAACAGGCGCGGGCCAGCGACAAGCCATTGCGTTTCTCCTTCGGTCGCGCCGATCGCGAATATAAAGAACGTTGGTGCAACCTGGTGCCGGTGTTCAGCGTATGA
- a CDS encoding glycosyltransferase family 4 protein, translated as MKPRFKVLQLQPDYNVKKHDFADLGEQIVKSLPVERFEVTSGFLSGRPLPGQPLSVAEHSHYFELPEKSLKGIRFGAMWQIYKYCREQKFDVVICNRFKSVNMLLSLNRWLKIPLCVGISHGFGEYARGYRRRQTQRWVSPAWRFVGVSEAVKDYLVDLNCGFTRDNTTYVTNAIDIPQAEALQLPRDEARQALGLPLDARMIGALGRLVPIKGHTHLLQAFATLKDKYPEAQVGIIGSGRAEADLRADIERLGLTGRAHLLGFREDGMQYVRGFDIWTMPSLFEGLGLALLEGMSGHLPVIASNGPAMLPLVEGAGGLSHDPGNVEQLAAALDTYLGMSDEQLRAKGEQVFRYLEENHTLDEFRKKYLDLIETGLREVGRA; from the coding sequence ATGAAGCCGCGGTTCAAGGTTTTGCAGTTACAGCCGGACTACAACGTCAAGAAACACGACTTCGCCGACTTGGGCGAGCAGATCGTCAAATCGTTGCCGGTGGAGCGTTTCGAGGTGACATCGGGCTTCCTCAGTGGCCGTCCGCTGCCTGGCCAGCCGTTGAGCGTGGCTGAACACTCGCACTATTTCGAGCTGCCGGAGAAGTCGCTCAAGGGCATCCGTTTTGGCGCGATGTGGCAGATCTACAAGTATTGCCGCGAGCAGAAATTCGATGTGGTCATCTGTAACCGCTTCAAGTCGGTGAACATGCTGCTGTCCCTTAACCGCTGGCTGAAGATCCCGCTGTGCGTGGGCATCTCCCATGGTTTTGGCGAGTACGCCCGTGGCTATCGCCGGCGTCAGACCCAGCGCTGGGTCAGCCCGGCGTGGCGGTTTGTCGGGGTCTCGGAGGCGGTCAAGGACTACCTGGTGGACCTCAATTGCGGATTCACCCGTGACAACACCACCTACGTCACCAACGCGATCGACATCCCGCAGGCCGAAGCGTTGCAGTTGCCGCGCGATGAAGCACGCCAGGCGCTGGGCCTGCCGCTGGATGCGCGGATGATTGGGGCGCTGGGGCGTCTGGTACCGATCAAGGGGCATACGCATTTGCTGCAAGCCTTTGCCACCCTCAAGGACAAATACCCCGAAGCCCAGGTGGGTATCATCGGGTCCGGCCGTGCCGAGGCTGACCTGCGTGCCGACATCGAGCGCCTCGGCCTGACCGGTCGCGCGCACCTGCTGGGTTTTCGTGAAGACGGCATGCAGTATGTACGCGGCTTCGATATCTGGACCATGCCTTCGCTGTTCGAAGGCCTGGGTCTGGCGCTGCTGGAAGGCATGAGCGGGCATTTGCCGGTAATCGCATCCAACGGCCCGGCCATGTTGCCGTTGGTGGAGGGGGCTGGCGGTCTGTCCCATGATCCGGGCAATGTCGAGCAACTGGCGGCGGCCCTGGACACTTATCTGGGCATGAGCGACGAGCAATTGCGAGCCAAGGGCGAGCAAGTGTTCCGCTATCTGGAAGAAAACCACACCCTGGACGAGTTTCGGAAAAAGTACCTGGACCTGATTGAAACCGGTCTGCGCGAAGTAGGTAGAGCATGA
- a CDS encoding YceK/YidQ family lipoprotein — protein sequence MNLTNVVLLTAIVLSTTACGTIDTLAREDAVTRQKLRDLGSYCENVPRIYSGVAYDFCSLNGEPNRDKSLEAQPAGSVPWIAFDFALSGILDTLVLPYTIYRQSRDGSIEISR from the coding sequence ATGAATCTCACAAACGTTGTGCTTCTCACCGCCATTGTTCTATCGACCACAGCCTGCGGCACAATCGATACGCTGGCGCGTGAAGATGCGGTCACCCGCCAGAAGCTGAGGGACTTGGGTAGCTACTGTGAAAACGTGCCGCGTATCTACAGTGGCGTGGCCTACGATTTTTGTTCACTGAATGGCGAGCCCAACCGCGACAAGAGCCTGGAAGCCCAGCCGGCCGGCTCGGTGCCGTGGATTGCGTTTGATTTCGCGCTGTCCGGCATTCTCGATACTTTAGTACTGCCCTATACGATCTATCGGCAAAGTCGCGACGGTAGTATCGAAATATCCCGCTAG
- a CDS encoding carbamoyltransferase, whose amino-acid sequence MALTILGLSGALSHDPSAALYIDGKLIAAAEEERFVRDKHAKNRMPYESAKFCLEQAGIKPSDVDVVAIPFAPISLFGEARWHYAKRYWYAPDRALDAILMGNRRYKRYRNKIVWCLEQLGFDPKKIKIEPVEHHLAHASSAYHCSGFQEKTAILGIDGKGEYATTFFGYGENGKIHKIKEFYDPDSLGGLYGAITEFLGFEMLDGEFKVMGMAPYGDASKYDFSRLASFENGELVINTDYANVIGLRRYKEKGKGFYFSPKLIEWLGPKREGDIADEPYIHYAASMQALFEKLALQMIDHYLGDILKDTGKLAFAGGCALNVKLNQKIIARDDVKELFVQPASGDAGTAVGAAAYVSHARGVPVEKMEHVYLGPSYSNEDVIAACAKHPSKPAWRQIENMPKRIAKIMVDGNPVAWFQGRMEFGPRALGGRSIIGCPSATGVADRINHQIKFRERWRPFCPSMLDTVAPQMIKVDHPAPFMTFTFEVSEEWKTRVPEVVHEDGTSRAQVLKREYNPRYYDMMKELEVLTGNGVSLNTSLNRRGEAMICSPTDALNMFFGSDLQYLIMEDILVVKDGVDPYDAVV is encoded by the coding sequence GTGGCATTGACGATTCTTGGCCTGTCCGGCGCCCTTAGCCATGATCCTTCCGCAGCCCTGTATATCGACGGCAAGCTGATTGCGGCCGCCGAAGAAGAGCGCTTCGTACGCGACAAACATGCAAAGAACCGCATGCCCTATGAGTCGGCGAAGTTCTGCCTGGAACAAGCCGGTATCAAGCCTTCCGACGTTGATGTGGTAGCGATTCCCTTCGCGCCGATCAGCCTGTTCGGTGAAGCGCGCTGGCACTACGCCAAGCGTTACTGGTACGCCCCGGATCGCGCCCTCGACGCGATCCTGATGGGCAACCGTCGCTACAAGCGCTATCGCAACAAGATTGTCTGGTGCCTGGAACAATTGGGCTTTGATCCGAAGAAGATCAAGATCGAACCGGTCGAGCACCATTTGGCCCACGCCTCCAGCGCTTACCACTGCTCCGGTTTCCAGGAGAAGACTGCGATCCTCGGGATCGACGGCAAGGGTGAATACGCCACGACTTTCTTCGGCTACGGCGAAAACGGCAAGATCCACAAGATCAAGGAATTCTACGATCCGGACTCCCTCGGCGGGTTGTACGGCGCGATCACCGAGTTCCTCGGTTTCGAGATGCTCGACGGTGAGTTCAAGGTCATGGGCATGGCGCCGTACGGCGATGCCAGCAAGTACGATTTTTCGCGCCTGGCCTCCTTTGAAAATGGCGAGTTGGTGATCAACACCGATTACGCCAACGTCATCGGCCTGCGCCGCTACAAAGAGAAGGGCAAGGGTTTTTACTTCTCGCCAAAATTGATCGAGTGGTTGGGCCCGAAACGCGAAGGCGACATTGCCGACGAGCCGTACATCCACTACGCGGCCAGCATGCAAGCACTGTTCGAGAAACTGGCCTTGCAGATGATTGACCACTACCTGGGCGACATCCTCAAGGACACCGGCAAGCTGGCCTTCGCTGGCGGTTGCGCACTGAACGTCAAGCTGAACCAGAAAATCATTGCCCGCGACGACGTCAAGGAGCTGTTCGTGCAGCCGGCGTCCGGCGATGCCGGTACCGCTGTCGGTGCGGCGGCCTACGTGTCTCACGCCCGCGGTGTACCGGTGGAGAAGATGGAACACGTCTATCTCGGCCCGTCCTACAGCAACGAAGATGTAATCGCTGCCTGCGCCAAGCACCCGAGCAAGCCGGCCTGGCGCCAGATCGAAAACATGCCCAAGCGTATCGCCAAGATCATGGTCGACGGCAACCCGGTGGCATGGTTCCAGGGCCGCATGGAGTTTGGCCCGCGTGCCTTGGGTGGTCGTTCGATCATCGGTTGTCCGAGCGCGACTGGCGTGGCTGACCGCATCAACCACCAGATCAAGTTCCGCGAGCGTTGGAGGCCTTTCTGCCCGTCGATGCTCGACACCGTGGCGCCGCAGATGATCAAGGTCGATCACCCCGCGCCATTCATGACCTTCACCTTTGAAGTGTCGGAAGAATGGAAAACCCGCGTGCCGGAAGTGGTGCATGAAGATGGCACCTCCCGCGCCCAGGTGCTCAAGCGCGAATACAACCCGCGCTACTACGACATGATGAAAGAGCTGGAAGTGTTGACCGGCAACGGTGTGTCGCTGAACACCTCGCTCAACCGTCGTGGCGAAGCGATGATCTGCTCGCCGACCGATGCGCTGAACATGTTCTTCGGTTCCGACCTGCAGTACCTGATCATGGAAGACATCCTCGTGGTCAAGGACGGCGTGGACCCTTATGACGCCGTGGTCTAA
- a CDS encoding PIG-L deacetylase family protein — MSRKQQLLKRHRRNKRVALVVGLLVLMTAGVLVAWWLPLILAVLLWAAHEAWFADHLFYSPSDDYQYAFPADSAQPGVRLEAGRVLLDAPLTLAGDETLILGIELKSSWLGRLLDPAVEMLGLDAPDQQVFERGVAGRRYLNLTGAAHVLGAGELRLRGRFCRVKGQPRLWLFRQPDYRQQRVMVIAPHADDAELAAFSLYSQAVESWVVTLTAGEIEAEHYQRMGLPKADAARLKGRLRSWDSVVVPRWAGVPEAQCVQLGYFCMQLPAMQSAPQQPQASREAQLDDTRLFRQFNALVLPGDADGAPTWSNLIADLRVLLLKARPQVVVLPTPLLDPHPDHICAHAAILEALQGLEWQPDTLLGYANHLHDNDRWPMGDSGNGVALPPRFDATLELVPCSLQLSLSQQQDKAMALGMMHDLQPRAPFKRRMRRLLQQWLAGRGPSPYGENEFFRKSVRRHELLWVLKQD; from the coding sequence ATGAGTCGCAAGCAGCAATTGCTCAAGCGCCATCGGCGCAACAAACGCGTTGCGTTGGTGGTCGGCCTGCTGGTGCTGATGACAGCAGGTGTACTGGTGGCCTGGTGGCTGCCGCTGATTCTGGCGGTGCTGTTGTGGGCCGCCCATGAAGCCTGGTTTGCCGATCACCTGTTCTACTCCCCGAGTGACGACTATCAATACGCCTTTCCTGCCGATAGCGCACAGCCTGGCGTGCGTCTGGAGGCGGGCCGAGTGTTGCTGGATGCACCCTTGACGCTGGCGGGGGATGAAACACTGATCCTCGGTATCGAACTCAAAAGCTCGTGGCTGGGGCGTTTGCTCGACCCAGCAGTGGAAATGCTCGGCCTGGATGCGCCGGACCAACAAGTCTTCGAGCGGGGTGTTGCCGGGCGCCGCTATCTCAACCTGACGGGCGCCGCTCACGTGCTGGGCGCTGGCGAGCTGCGGTTGCGTGGTCGTTTTTGTCGAGTCAAAGGCCAGCCGAGGCTGTGGCTGTTTCGCCAGCCGGATTACCGTCAGCAGCGGGTCATGGTGATTGCGCCCCATGCCGACGACGCTGAGCTGGCTGCCTTCAGCCTGTACAGCCAGGCCGTTGAAAGCTGGGTGGTTACCCTGACCGCTGGCGAAATCGAAGCCGAGCACTATCAGCGGATGGGCCTGCCCAAGGCTGATGCCGCGCGTCTCAAGGGGCGCCTGCGTTCCTGGGACAGCGTGGTCGTGCCGCGTTGGGCCGGTGTACCCGAGGCACAGTGTGTGCAACTGGGCTACTTCTGCATGCAACTGCCAGCGATGCAGAGCGCGCCGCAGCAGCCTCAGGCTTCCCGCGAAGCGCAACTGGACGACACGCGACTGTTCCGTCAATTCAACGCGCTGGTGTTGCCGGGCGATGCCGATGGCGCACCGACCTGGAGCAACCTGATTGCCGACCTGCGGGTCTTGCTGCTCAAGGCACGCCCGCAAGTCGTGGTGTTGCCGACGCCGCTGCTCGATCCGCACCCGGATCACATCTGCGCCCACGCGGCGATCCTCGAAGCCTTGCAGGGTTTGGAGTGGCAGCCGGACACGTTGCTCGGATACGCCAATCACCTGCATGATAACGACCGCTGGCCCATGGGCGATTCAGGCAACGGGGTGGCGCTGCCGCCACGCTTTGATGCGACGCTTGAGCTCGTGCCCTGCAGTCTTCAGCTGTCGCTGAGCCAGCAGCAAGACAAGGCCATGGCCCTCGGCATGATGCATGATCTGCAACCGCGAGCGCCGTTCAAGCGTCGAATGCGCCGCCTGTTGCAGCAATGGCTGGCGGGCCGTGGTCCATCGCCTTACGGAGAGAATGAGTTCTTCCGCAAGTCCGTGCGTCGTCATGAATTGCTGTGGGTCCTGAAGCAGGACTGA
- a CDS encoding lipopolysaccharide kinase InaA family protein, which produces MRLSELKNAGRTPSLPLSIELADAAGPGQLQLLSLLRVLPGQRYVGAAIWRGRPVLAKLLVGNKAARHFQRELKGVRLLAEQGLTTPLLLVDGLQDGEGGWLLFEFLDGAESLADAWHAVEALPPLADAQQAVLAEALGAIAQMHAKGLWQEDLHLDNLLRQDGKLYLIDGAGICVEQAGKPLSRSRVLENLGVFFAQLPKSLAPFTEELLVHYLLSNGEHALPLEALQKQVDKVSAWRLKDFLGKVGRECTLFSVVRGAFALRAIRREEEASMLPVLAQADALLDQGHVYKTGGAASVAKIEVGGRPLVIKRYNIKGFAHWLKRFWRPSRAWHSWREGNRLAFLGIATPKPLALLERRFFWLRSRAYLITEYLPGPDIIERFAPYVESGEAPEAELRALDMLFGELIRERISHGDLKGHNLFWDHDRWALIDLDSMCQHGSLSSFAPAYAKDRARFMRNWPQGSALYRVIDQRLPRDVSPIAI; this is translated from the coding sequence ATGCGTTTGTCCGAGCTCAAGAATGCCGGTCGTACCCCCAGCCTGCCGCTGAGCATTGAGCTGGCCGATGCTGCCGGTCCGGGTCAGTTGCAACTGCTGAGCCTGTTGCGGGTATTGCCGGGCCAGCGTTACGTGGGCGCGGCCATCTGGCGCGGTCGTCCGGTATTGGCCAAGTTGCTGGTGGGCAACAAGGCGGCGCGGCATTTTCAGCGTGAGCTCAAAGGCGTGCGCCTGTTGGCGGAACAGGGCCTGACCACGCCATTGCTGCTGGTCGACGGGCTGCAAGACGGCGAGGGCGGCTGGCTGCTGTTCGAGTTTCTGGATGGCGCCGAGAGCCTGGCGGACGCCTGGCACGCCGTTGAAGCCCTGCCGCCCCTGGCGGACGCACAGCAAGCCGTGTTGGCCGAAGCGCTGGGCGCGATTGCGCAGATGCATGCCAAGGGCCTGTGGCAGGAAGACCTGCATCTGGACAACCTGCTGCGCCAGGACGGCAAACTGTATTTGATTGATGGCGCTGGGATTTGCGTCGAGCAGGCGGGAAAACCGCTATCGCGCAGCCGGGTGTTGGAAAACCTCGGTGTGTTTTTTGCGCAATTGCCGAAAAGTCTTGCGCCGTTTACCGAAGAGCTGCTGGTGCATTACTTGCTGAGCAACGGCGAGCATGCATTGCCGTTGGAGGCCTTGCAAAAGCAGGTGGATAAAGTCAGCGCCTGGCGTCTGAAAGACTTCCTGGGCAAGGTTGGGCGCGAATGCACGCTGTTCAGCGTGGTGCGCGGAGCCTTCGCGTTGCGCGCGATCCGCCGCGAGGAAGAGGCGTCGATGTTGCCGGTGCTGGCCCAGGCGGATGCGTTGCTCGATCAGGGCCACGTGTACAAGACCGGCGGCGCGGCCAGCGTCGCCAAGATTGAAGTTGGCGGACGGCCGCTGGTTATCAAACGCTACAACATCAAAGGCTTCGCCCATTGGCTCAAGCGTTTCTGGCGACCGAGCCGAGCCTGGCACTCCTGGCGCGAAGGCAATCGCCTGGCCTTCCTCGGCATCGCCACGCCCAAGCCGCTGGCCTTGCTGGAGCGGCGGTTTTTCTGGTTGCGCAGCCGCGCCTATCTGATCACCGAGTACTTGCCCGGCCCGGACATCATTGAGCGTTTTGCGCCGTATGTTGAAAGCGGCGAAGCACCCGAAGCAGAACTGCGGGCGCTGGATATGCTGTTTGGCGAGCTGATTCGTGAACGTATCAGTCATGGGGATCTCAAGGGGCACAACCTGTTCTGGGATCACGACCGTTGGGCGCTGATTGACTTGGACTCCATGTGTCAGCATGGCTCCTTGAGCAGCTTCGCACCGGCCTATGCCAAGGATCGTGCGCGGTTTATGCGCAATTGGCCGCAAGGCAGCGCGTTGTATCGAGTGATCGATCAGCGCTTGCCCAGGGATGTTTCGCCCATCGCCATTTAA
- a CDS encoding lipopolysaccharide kinase InaA family protein: MSDFLAAADRALLERNGLATFDELWAKQLDAVDEPNTSRGGWSSVFRLELEGHGYYLKRQSNYLTRTLYRPFGEPSFAREFRNISRYRQMAIPALQAVFFGERKVGGEHRAMLLTRALDGWNDLDTLLEQWSVLSDVQHRAILLACGQLARQLHSAGQVHGCFYPKHIFLQATGDGYAAQLIDLEKTRPLLFGWRDRVKDLEPLLRRAPQWSHDQVRCLLAAYLDQPADSSLVDSWAERLAARRNHKETR, encoded by the coding sequence ATGAGTGATTTCCTGGCCGCCGCCGATCGCGCTCTGCTTGAGCGCAACGGTTTGGCAACGTTCGACGAACTGTGGGCCAAGCAATTGGACGCAGTGGACGAGCCCAACACCAGCCGTGGCGGCTGGAGCAGTGTGTTTCGCCTGGAGCTTGAAGGCCACGGTTATTACCTCAAGCGCCAGAGCAACTACCTGACGCGCACGCTGTACCGGCCCTTTGGCGAGCCGAGTTTTGCCCGCGAGTTTCGCAACATCAGCCGCTATCGACAGATGGCGATTCCGGCATTGCAGGCGGTGTTCTTTGGCGAGCGCAAAGTCGGCGGCGAGCATCGCGCAATGTTGCTGACGCGTGCCCTGGATGGCTGGAATGACCTGGATACGTTGCTGGAGCAATGGTCAGTCTTGAGCGATGTCCAGCACCGCGCCATTCTGTTGGCTTGTGGCCAATTGGCGCGGCAACTGCACAGCGCCGGACAGGTGCATGGCTGCTTTTACCCCAAGCACATTTTCCTGCAGGCCACCGGCGACGGTTATGCCGCGCAGTTGATCGATCTGGAGAAAACCCGGCCCTTGCTGTTTGGCTGGCGCGACCGGGTCAAGGATCTGGAGCCGTTGCTGCGGCGTGCGCCGCAATGGTCACACGATCAGGTGCGCTGCTTATTGGCGGCTTACCTCGATCAACCTGCGGACAGCTCGCTGGTCGATAGCTGGGCCGAGCGCCTGGCTGCCCGCCGCAATCACAAGGAGACGCGTTGA
- the rfaP gene encoding lipopolysaccharide core heptose(I) kinase RfaP: MKLILAEPFKTLWAGRDAFAEVEKLDGQVYRELDARRTLRTEVDGHGFFVKIHRGIGWAEILKNLITAKLPVLGAGQEWLAIQRLQAVGVPTMTAVAYGEKGSNPADQHSFIVTEELAPTVSLEDLSLDWVKQPPNPVIKRALIAEVARMTGMMHRAGVNHRDCYICHFLLHTDKPLVANDFKLSVIDLHRAQVRANIPLRWRNKDLAGLYFSALDIGLTRRDKLRFLKGYFQQPLRQLLADEAALLLLLERKAAKLHERKQRYGDAL; this comes from the coding sequence ATGAAGTTGATTCTTGCCGAACCGTTCAAGACCTTATGGGCCGGACGCGATGCGTTTGCCGAGGTCGAGAAGCTGGACGGCCAGGTGTACCGTGAACTGGATGCCCGCCGTACCTTGCGTACGGAGGTGGACGGCCACGGCTTTTTCGTGAAGATCCATCGGGGGATCGGCTGGGCCGAGATCCTCAAGAACCTCATCACCGCCAAGTTGCCGGTCCTCGGCGCCGGCCAGGAATGGCTGGCGATTCAACGCTTGCAAGCCGTCGGGGTACCCACCATGACCGCTGTGGCGTATGGCGAGAAGGGCAGCAATCCGGCCGACCAGCACTCGTTCATCGTCACCGAAGAGCTGGCGCCGACTGTCAGTCTCGAAGACTTGAGTCTGGACTGGGTCAAGCAACCGCCCAACCCCGTGATCAAACGCGCGCTGATTGCCGAAGTGGCACGCATGACCGGCATGATGCACCGCGCCGGGGTCAACCATCGCGACTGCTACATCTGCCACTTCCTGCTGCACACCGACAAACCGTTGGTGGCGAACGACTTCAAGCTCTCGGTGATTGACCTGCACCGTGCCCAGGTGCGTGCGAACATTCCGTTGCGCTGGCGCAACAAGGACCTGGCGGGACTGTATTTCTCGGCGTTGGACATTGGCCTGACCCGGCGCGACAAACTGCGCTTTCTCAAGGGCTATTTCCAGCAGCCGCTGCGCCAGCTCCTGGCCGACGAAGCGGCGCTGCTGCTCTTGCTGGAACGCAAGGCGGCCAAGCTCCACGAGCGCAAGCAACGTTACGGGGATGCACTCTGA